The Ipomoea triloba cultivar NCNSP0323 chromosome 13, ASM357664v1 genomic interval ACTTGCattaaactatttttaaaattattttcttgacaaatatatagatttagttaccattatatatatgtatgcaccTATAGTGAATGAATTTTTATCATACACCTCACCTAAATGTGGGGTAcgtatatataatacaaattcATACTGTTATTATAAACGTCACCAAGTAAATTTTCAGCGAATAATCAAggaccaaagagagaattcttAAATGTTCTTACTATTCCTGCTTAGAAATAGTTCCATTCTTGTTTTCATCACTGTAACTTTGTGTTAATGGACTATGAGTTTAGGTTCCTCGAGAAGCAATGAAAGACAGGTTACAGTTACAAGAACATATTCAAAAGGAgatttcatttgttgttttaCAACTCTCTTTTGTGGTATGGTATATATAAATCTCATTCATCACACAATTTTTTATGAGTACAAATTAAATGatgacttttttcttttaaatttcattctCATTTTTAGATAGCCTTCACTTGTGTAAGCTATGATGATAGTCACTCAACTGCCATTTATCTACTAAGCTTGTTGTCAAAGTATATGTGGCATGCTAAGGGAGTAATGTTACTCGCATGTTTTGCGATCATCCGAGGAAAATCTAAAGTTTCTTCACAATCATGTCATTGGAAAGGACTATCCTACAACATGGCTTCTCTAAGAAAAAGTGTAAACTCATTGCTATCcactgaaaatgaaatttttttgaatgacTCAATAAAGTCCATGTTTGATCTCACCGAGCTCATGGTTGAGCTTCGACATTCATCATCAATGTTTTTGGCAAACTACTGGATCGCAAGAAATGTTGTTGCCTATGCTCACCTTCTTATTTTGGACCTTGAGTAAGATCACTTGATTTaactttgtatatataaatcaaattacatatattttgccttaatctaatttttcaataatcATTGTAAATAATTAGTTGTAAAatctaatataaatatgtacatcaTTAATACAATTTAAGGTGTAAATTGGGTTTAATTAACTATTCGTAAATAAGTTTAGTGAAGATTGATTTAttgatatttgtttttaattaattaattaattagtcatGCTCTTATATATCCTTCAGGCCACAAAATCAGATGATGACAGAACTGTCCAACGTATCCGCCAAAATCAAAGAGATTCTGGCTTCCAGCCTCCCACTACTAGGTTggcttaaaattttattttaatattcagTTGCGAAATGAAATGTTTATGATTATAACTgatgtataattatattaatatcatATAATTTCTAGTGCATATGAAGTTATTATAAATTGATTGTAAAAGTTAAACTTTGTTATGCAAACAAATAATCTATCCttaatttttctaattaaaataataattaattaaattcaaaattacaatactttgattaaatatattttaccaaaaatcataatttaacAATGAGATTAATTATAGTTTTGTGTATGCAGAGGCGAAAAGGGCGGAAGAAAATTATCAAGCGTTGTTACATGCGTttgataattcttcaaatattttGGACGTTCTTCAATTGATATTCAATGTCAAAAATTATGAAGAGAAGCCAATTTTGGACCGTACTAGTTGGCCAAATGTATGTATAAGCATTTGTTCTTACTTATCTTATCATATATGTGTACGTGTGAAATAATACTACACCTGATTTGATGACTTGCAAATATcttttatattatacatatttacaGCGTTCAATGGGATTAGATGAGTTTGAAGGGGATGGAGTGCTATTGCTAATATCATCTGGCAAACATTTCCCCTATTTTGCGTATCATGCGGCGTCCACAGGAGTAAAGATGATTTGGGTTCCAATTATGAAGGGTGTGGATGAGCATATACAATTCCCTGACAGTTCCCGTGTCTACTACCGTGTATTGAATCCACAAAAATGGATTGCACCAGAATTTGTAAGATTTCTTAAAAACAAGTGCTTCTCAACTTCTCAAGTTGGGGGTAACCCTATTGTCATTTCACTGGACAAACGAGGAAGATTGGTTCATTCTAATGCACTGCACATGCTATTCACATGGAGAATTCAACTTACTGAAAGGAGAACAATGAGATCAGGTGATATAATACCTTCATTAGAAAATGAGTTGAGGGAAAGGACTTCTGGTGCTGACCGTGTGATTGATGACATTGACAaacaaatacattattttgcGAGAGTGGTCCGCAAAAAGATCAATGATTGGGTGGACGACATCGAGGCGAAGATGAAAAGTTCGGTATGTCTATCTTATAATTAAACTCTTACTCGCTTATTATATGTACGTGtctatctttatttatttagaaaagaaatttaactaaaaagtttataattttagaattcaaccattatatataaatataataatattttattcatcagTTTCGTTCATACAATTACACGCGTGAAAGAGAACAAGAGCTTTGGATTAAAGAATCTTGGAATCTTAAGCTTGTAGTAGGATGGTCCGGCTGGTACTACGAAAAGATGCTAAACAATTGGGTAAGTTATGAAATATGAATCCTCAACTGTACTtcaattctaattaattaattagtggcACTTAACtacaagctaagctaagctaaacTGCCTACTATACTATACACTATAATTCAATTATCTTAGCTTGTACGTCCCATCATGcttaaaacaaaattagtaCTCTgtattcaatatttatttttttaatttttattttaaatgaacgattcaattaaacattaataatacattatattgttctatgtatttttcttttgaacaGATTGATGGTGATGAAAAGTACATTTTCTTATGCGGAGGCAATAACATTAAACGAGTACTAGAATTTGTACTTAAGGTACAAGAAGTTCGTTCCAAATTCcaaatgaatatgaaaattgCATACGTTGGAAGAAGAGGAGCAATTTTTAGAGAGATGAGGAGAGGATGTGATTATAACTTTGACGTGTATGATTTTAAGCGCTTTTGGTCACGACTTTATAGTGTGGCCTCATCTAGgattcaatatttaaataaagtTGGACTTGATGAAGGAAGTGATGAAATTTTACAAGGACTCAGGAAATTATTATCTTATGAAGATGAATGCACAACAATTGAATCATGGGCTTTGTTGGGCAAAGGAAAAAGAATAATTGGATGTGATATGGGAGACAAAATGTTAGGAGTCTTGAATGAGTATGAGAAATGGAATAGCAATGCACGTGCCAATGATTTTGAACAAGCATTCAAGGATTGCTATGAGATGCTTAatagttcttcttcttcttcttcccatcaACACTCTTGTTGTGCTCTCAATTACTCATCTAATTTGGATCAAGTTTCAGAGGTTGAGTCCTGCCCTCAATGTGACCAGAACATGCATAAAGTTGTCACTTTCTCCTGTTGTCATGGTCCggctaattatttatattatctttCGAATAAAGACTAGCTATGAAGAATACTAGAGTTTGTGTTCTACTTGCACTGGCTGCGCTGTTAGAGTTGTTGTAGTAGTCTACATGCATGTATTATGTTTGTAGTTGTACGCTCATGGTTGTAATATTATTCattgaatatacattttaatttattcacgTGTTCAATTCCCAAATTAGAATAAGAGCATTAAAAGTGTATTAAATTTGTATCTTCATCAGCCTGAGATGAGAAGGAGATCGAATCAGAGCTGCACCCCAATCCTAGATAGGCAAAATTCCGTCATTTTGTGAACAGTTCATCGAACCCCTGCCCTCTTGCATTTAAGAACATTTTCGACTAAAAAATAGgacatttgtttttaatttaaatcgaaaactaaaaataaaataaatcaaaatggaTAACTGAAAGTTATAATATTTCCTATACATAAATGGAATAGATATCCATCTTGTATCATCTGAAAGATGGGTGGGTTCTCCTTCAGAATTTCCATCCAATTTTTGTTTGTTAGATGCTATTTTCGAccaacaattaaaattaaacagaaATTTCGACGAGCATTTTTTCGGATCTTCCATTTGATCGGTATGTTGATTGGAAAccttttttctgaaaaaaaaatgtcattttacttCGTTCAACGGAACATTAATCGTGCATATTGTGGTGACAATATAATGCCAAGTGGCAACCCAGGCCATGTCATCATCTACTAAGATTGGACCATACAGAGATAATAATAGCACCAATCATGCATGGGATAAGCATTGAAGAGGGTGTGGagaattcaattaaaaaaaaaaaaaaaaaaacaagacacTGATTATATTGGaggaccatatatatattaagaattaagaaaagACTAAAGAGGATTCCTTTTCTCATTCCACAATTCTTGTTAGTTGTGTACATTAGGTTTTCAAATACCACCATATCCTCCCCTTTTCAATTATTTGGTCAAAAGGAAATTGATGAAACCACATTTCGCTAGGATTAAATCTTCCTCTAGTCTTCCCCCTCTTTATTCAGAAAGGGGTCACCAAGTAAGTAAAACGTGATTTTTACATTAGAAGATGACGTGTTCAATGCTTGTTAACACCTTCTCGATCAAATCTGTTGCACCGCAGGTAATTAGACATGAGCACAATCTTTCATTAATTGTAACTTCTTGTGCAGATTTGATGCATGTATCATGTATGCactcttttgttttattttttaaatatatccaTCCACAACTGTGAAATTAATctgattttcctttttttttttactatgaaaaataatactGTACTCAAAGCTCTTTAAAATGATACACCCTACAAAAACCAATCCAATCAATTCTCCAACATTGCAGCTAAATTGACATTCCGCTTTTCAGCTATTCTTAATTGCCAAATACTATGtatatctttttaattatttgatcgaAAAGAAATTGATGAGATTATCACATTCCCATTGAACTAGCCTTTCTTTATAGCGATACTTTTAGAATTGGGCTTTCACCATAGGCTAAAGGGCCAAAATTTCAACCAAaacttatttaaaatattatttgaaatgGACAAAACATATCAATTTGTCCCTCTTTTCTTGCTTTCCTTTATGATGCAAGAAACTTCAAAGTAGAGAGGTGCCATATGATAGATCGAGGCATATTATACACGAGTAggatagaatttttatttttatttttaatattaatttaattaattgtaatcTTCCAATTCAATTATCTTTTCAAAAaggttttccttttttttcttgtttaaaatTTTCCATTATTTGTTTGCTGTGGAAGTCAGCAAATGGTTGGTACCTTTTGTTCATGAAGTTTgtcttattttactttatttatagAATACAATATGATTCAACAACTTTAATTTTCATGCACGTTTcctcttttaaattttatatttgatattcaTAAAtgtaaaagtagtattttcttGAAGCAAATTTGCATGTTCCCGATCAgattaggtcgggttgtgggtATTGCCGGGGATCCACTCACTTGCATTTAAGGTGAGATCGGTCAGACACAAGGTCGAGAGAAGACAAGGATAGGTCGGGTTGTGTCGTGCTACGCAAAGGGCCTATATCCGATCACCGCACGAGCACGATACTCGATGTTCCATATCAGTAAGTGCATGCAAATATATGTGATAGGAGGAACGACCGATGATGATGGGAAGAGGACTCAGGGGAAGGTATGGTAATAGGGAGTGGGTCGGCTGGTGATCGGTCGGTCGATTAAGGGATCGTTAAGAGGTGACAATGCAGTTGAAGATTTTAGACNTTAAGAATTAAGAAAAGACTAAAGAGGATTCCTTTTCTCATTCCACAATTCTTGTTAGTTGTGTACATTAGGTTTTCAAATACCACCATATCCTCCCCTTTTCAATTATTTGGTCAAAAGGAAATTGATGAAACCACATTTCGCTAGGATTAAATCTTCCTCTAGTCTTCCCCCTCTTTATTCAGAAAGGGGTCACCAAGTAAGTAAAACGTGATTTTTACATTAGAAGATGACGTGTTCAATGCTTGTTAACACCTTCTCGATCAAATCTGTTGCACCGCAGGTAATTAGACATGAGCACAATCTTTCATTAATTGTAACTTCTTGTGCAGATTTGATGCATGTATCATGTATGCactcttttgttttattttttaaatatatccaTCCACAACTGTGAAATTAATctgattttcctttttttttttactatgaaaaataatactGTACTCAAAGCTCTTTAAAATGATACACCCTACAAAAACCAATCCAATCAATTCTCCAACATTGCAGCTAAATTGACATTCCGCTTTTCAGCTATTCTTAATTGCCAAATACTATGtatatctttttaattatttgatcgaAAAGAAATTGATGAGATTATCACATTCCCATTGAACTAGCCTTTCTTTATAGCGATACTTTTAGAATTGGGCTTTCACCATAGGCTAAAGGGCCAAAATTTCAACCAAaacttatttaaaatattatttgaaatgGACAAAACATATCAATTTGTCCCTCTTTTCTTGCTTTCCTTTATGATGCAAGAAACTTCAAAGTAGAGAGGTGCCATATGATAGATCGAGGCATATTATACACGAGTAggatagaatttttatttttatttttaatattaatttaattaattgtaatcTTCCAATTCAATTATCTTTTCAAAAaggttttccttttttttcttgtttaaaatTTTCCATTATTTGTTTGCTGTGGAAGTCAGCAAATGGTTGGTACCTTTTGTTCATGAAGTTTgtcttattttactttatttatagAATACAATATGATTCAACAACTTTAATTTTCATGCACGTTTcctcttttaaattttatatttgatattcaTAAAtgtaaaagtagtattttcttGAAGCAAATTTGCATGTTCCCGATCAgattaggtcgggttgtgggtATTGCCGGGGATCCACTCACTTGCATTTAAGGTGAGATCGGTCAGACACAAGGTCGAGAGAAGACAAGGATAGGTCGGGTTGTGTCGTGCTACGCAAAGGGCCTATATCCGATCACCGCACGAGCACGATACTCGATGTTCCATATCAGTAAGTGCATGCAAATATATGTGATAGGAGGAACGACCGATGATGATGGGAAGAGGACTCAGGGGAAGGTATGGTAATAGGGAGTGGGTCGGCTGGTGATCGGTCGGTCGATTAAGGGATCGTTAAGAGGTGACAATGCAGTTGAAGATTTTAGACTCAGAGTGATTGAACATTACTGTTGAAACTCAGAGTGATTGAACATTGCCGACCTAGATGCAGGCCGAGGCAGAGAAGGCGATGTCAGAAAGGTGGTGTAAGGAAGGCGGTTAAGGAGGTTTCCTAAAATAAGTCTTGACGCCGGAAAGCAGAGATATGGAAGGAAGGTCGAGATACTTTAGGAAAATAcctaaaatgtaataaggaaagactTCCTAAAATAGTTTAAAAGTTTCCTAAGGAGGAATCCAtcttagcttgtataaataggggttctaaGCCTCAAGAAGGGCATAAACAATTCATTGTACTCAAAGGCAATTTATAATACAAAGAGGGTTGAGAAGTCATTCTAGTTTTTTCGGTTGTGTTAGTCGATTTTCCGGTGGTGTTGGCTTGCCGTTCAACTACagataaaaccaacaatatgaaaactaaaaaatctcaaaaaagtGAACTAATAATAAGGTGATAGATAACTTGTTTCTTGGTTGTAATCATGAACAAAAGATAGTTTACAAATTGCAATTAGCAGTGAAGTTTAAATAATGTTCAGACAGGGTGGATGGCCCCATCTGTTAAGAAAAAAACAGGACCTTTTGctgactgatttttttttttaataatttaatgtgttCATATGTTCCGATTCAAAAAAACCTTTCAAATAGATTTCTTCTTACTCTTAAGAGTATTTGAGTCATGACAAACTCCTAATTTCACACTTTGAGCGTACAAGAGATCCAAGAAACTTTGACATGACCACATCATGGCTTTCAACCTGGGTTGAAATGCAATAACTCACTACAAAGATTTCTAATGCTTCAATTCATTGGATCAACAAAGTGAAACCAATTGACTAGAAAAGGCTAAAAAGCAAGAAAGCATGAATATTTACAATCACTAACTGTGTGTTTGGGTTCTCTTTTTTGACCTTAGGAAAATGATCTTTCAAGGGGTAAAATGGAGCAAAATAACCTAAGGTGAGGGATTGAATATACAAGAGAATTGAAGATTATGTTTCAAGAATAGGATCTAACTAGGCCGAAATTGCAGAAagatcttgacttgaatatgcCACCAAAGAGGGACCTGGTTGGAGACTCTTGAGGAGCAGAATTTTGGTCTTCTGGGCTACCCTTCACTTGCAGGATAGTCTGTCCGATCGTTTGTCTCACGGATTCTATGATCCTGGCATCCACCGGGTACCCCGAGGCATCACGCACATAAAAAGTATTGACAGCTTTGCCCCCTCTCGTTGCAACCTCAGCTCTAGTGACAGTGAGGCTGTTCTCCCGGAATATTCGCGTCACATTTGATAGCAGCCCAACTCTGTCTGTAGTGCAAAGTTCTAGCTTCAATCCctgcaaaatattatattaaacccCACAAAAAGATTCAGTCAAATTTGTCTAGAAAATCTAGATCGTGTTTGTTATAGGTCTgcatcattatatatatgtcaCCAAGCAACAAATTATTCAAAATAGAGATATTTGTGACTGTTATGTTATGTAACTGTAAAGAACTAAAGCCCTTAATTTCATGTTACTTTTCTCCATATTTTGGCTTTTCATTAACCTTTTACTGTTGTGGAAAGTTAGGtgaatcataatcataatagcATAAACATAAAAGTGAAATTATGCATATTGACTGACCTCGGATACCCTTCTTTCAATAGCTGCTTCAAGACAATGGATTACTCTTTGTCGTTCTGCATCTGATTTTACAGGGGAGCCATCGATATGTCTTATGCAGTATTCCTTCGAATCAAAGCACCGAATTTAATTTAGTATGAGAGGGCAATATTCATTTATAGTTTGAGATTGAATAAAGGTATATATCTACCTGGTAAGCTTCGGGTCCCTCAGCATCTACGTTGCCATGGAAAACGACATATTCCATGTCGGTTAAAGTGCAGATAACATCAAAGAGAAGTTTTGGTCTATCCTTGCAACGAATTGTCACGACCGAGTAGTCTCTATCGTGCCAATTAGTAACGCTCACATTAGGCCTATCGGGGGGATGATTTAACGCGTCGTCACTTGCACGTTCATAATCTCGGTCAGCAAACATCAGCTGGTGGAGCCTTCTATCGGTGTGAGTAGCCCCGTGAGTGATCTGCGTCTTAGCGTGCCGAGATTTGTTGCTTCCCTTGAGCACATTGCATAGGAGCTTCTTAATCATAGACAGCGTCTTGGGATCAGAAACTGCACCCCCGGTTTCCTCGTCAGTTACTTGCATTATGGCTGCAGCTCGGGTATTATGCGTCCAAACCTCCGCGTTCACCACGTTGCATTTTAGGTTCGTGAGGACCGCACTCACCTCGGATAGTAACCCGGGCCTGTCACTCCCGATCAACTCGATCGAGGTGT includes:
- the LOC116001574 gene encoding uncharacterized protein LOC116001574 translates to MATQPFSPSRTMISQLQMTNVEEKIIIEQVKDTHNPNGGIDVDANCLLKFVKGIFNLNTVPREAMKDRLQLQEHIQKEISFVVLQLSFVIAFTCVSYDDSHSTAIYLLSLLSKYMWHAKGVMLLACFAIIRGKSKVSSQSCHWKGLSYNMASLRKSVNSLLSTENEIFLNDSIKSMFDLTELMVELRHSSSMFLANYWIARNVVAYAHLLILDLEPQNQMMTELSNVSAKIKEILASSLPLLEAKRAEENYQALLHAFDNSSNILDVLQLIFNVKNYEEKPILDRTSWPNRSMGLDEFEGDGVLLLISSGKHFPYFAYHAASTGVKMIWVPIMKGVDEHIQFPDSSRVYYRVLNPQKWIAPEFVRFLKNKCFSTSQVGGNPIVISLDKRGRLVHSNALHMLFTWRIQLTERRTMRSGDIIPSLENELRERTSGADRVIDDIDKQIHYFARVVRKKINDWVDDIEAKMKSSFRSYNYTREREQELWIKESWNLKLVVGWSGWYYEKMLNNWIDGDEKYIFLCGGNNIKRVLEFVLKVQEVRSKFQMNMKIAYVGRRGAIFREMRRGCDYNFDVYDFKRFWSRLYSVASSRIQYLNKVGLDEGSDEILQGLRKLLSYEDECTTIESWALLGKGKRIIGCDMGDKMLGVLNEYEKWNSNARANDFEQAFKDCYEMLNSSSSSSSHQHSCCALNYSSNLDQVSEVESCPQCDQNMHKVVTFSCCHGPANYLYYLSNKD
- the LOC116001530 gene encoding ACT domain-containing protein ACR4-like — translated: MEATVSYSKNMDDEYEKFIRRMNPPRVVIDNESCKNATVIQVDSANKHGTLLEVVQVLTDLNLIITKAYICSDGGWFMDVFNVTNQEGNKIMDEAVLDYIMKSLGPDSCFASSMRRSVGVTSGTDHTSIELIGSDRPGLLSEVSAVLTNLKCNVVNAEVWTHNTRAAAIMQVTDEETGGAVSDPKTLSMIKKLLCNVLKGSNKSRHAKTQITHGATHTDRRLHQLMFADRDYERASDDALNHPPDRPNVSVTNWHDRDYSVVTIRCKDRPKLLFDVICTLTDMEYVVFHGNVDAEGPEAYQEYCIRHIDGSPVKSDAERQRVIHCLEAAIERRVSEGLKLELCTTDRVGLLSNVTRIFRENSLTVTRAEVATRGGKAVNTFYVRDASGYPVDARIIESVRQTIGQTILQVKGSPEDQNSAPQESPTRSLFGGIFKSRSFCNFGLVRSYS